A genomic window from Tenebrio molitor chromosome X, icTenMoli1.1, whole genome shotgun sequence includes:
- the LOC138139612 gene encoding rhodopsin, GQ-coupled isoform X1, which produces MANVCEDMEVGFVRHLVITLIFFIGVAGNIAALWILYKSAKTRNKKHVLMLRCLAVNDLVAEIGMFTIITTQKYKLIPEHLICVGYVLLRAFGIGSGCVAFVMALERWLALTRPFYYQQQVTYRMLKIFIFFFWCGGALLTYLPLFGFGLYYSDGSETGTGGRCCRYRDATKLLDQIYAYLFLVFGTALCFCIAFCNLTVIWELSRIRPHGRVLVRRVSRSTVNSRTVAERFQTPEEVAFAKLMAIICIIFVACWAPQMISIPLAQFWKNSTFDKKFAKLANFLMCAYFTLDPYVYVVQRYIEKKRSVMRTSSTLTRTPTSVILHPPSFTT; this is translated from the exons ATGGCCAACGTTTGTGAAGACATGGAAGTTGGATTTGTCCGTCACCTCGTCATCACTCTCATCTTCTTCATAGGGGTGGCCGGCAACATCGCCGCCCTCTGGATCTTATACAAATCGGCCAAGACCAGGAACAAAAAGCACGTCCTTATGCTGAGGTGTCTGGCCGTGAACGATTTAGTGGCCGAGATCGGTATGTTCACTATAATAACCACACAAAAGTACAAGCTGATTCCCGAGCATTTGATCTGTGTCGGTTATGTGCTTCTGCGAGCTTTTGGAATAGGATCGGGATGTGTGGCTTTTGTCATGGCCCTCGAGCGATGGTTGGCCCTCACAAGACCTTTCTACTATCAACAG CAGGTTACGTACAGGATGTTAAAGatatttatctttttcttCTGGTGTGGTGGTGCCTTATTGACTTATCTTCCACTTTTTGGTTTTGGATTATACTATTCTGATGGTAGTGAGACTGGTACAGGAGGGAGATGTTGCAGATACAGAGATGCGACAAAACTCTTGGACCAAATTTATGCTTacttatttttagttttcg GTACCGCTTTGTGTTTTTGTATAGCTTTTTGCAATTTGACTGTGATCTGGGAACTGTCAAGGATACGTCCACACGGACGAGTGTTGGTGCGTAGAGTGAGCAGATCAACTGTGAACAGTCGTACGGTTGCAGAAAGATTTCAAACACCCGAAGAAGTAGCTTTTGCAAAGCTGATGGCCATCATCTGCATTATATTTGTGGCCTGCTGGGCCCCCCAAATG ATATCGATCCCTCTGGCTCAGTTTTGGAAAAACTCAACGTTCGAcaagaaattcgcaaaattgGCCAATTTCCTGATGTGCGCCTATTTCACGCTGGATCCTTACGTGTACGTTGTGCAACGTTACATCGAAAAAAAACGAAGTGTCATGCGTACTTCTTCAACGTTAACACGAACGCCTACTTCCGTTATTTTGCATCCTCCTTCCTTCACTACCTAG
- the LOC138139612 gene encoding rhodopsin, GQ-coupled isoform X2, with product MANVCEDMEVGFVRHLVITLIFFIGVAGNIAALWILYKSAKTRNKKHVLMLRCLAVNDLVAEIGMFTIITTQKYKLIPEHLICVGYVLLRAFGIGSGCVAFVMALERWLALTRPFYYQQVTYRMLKIFIFFFWCGGALLTYLPLFGFGLYYSDGSETGTGGRCCRYRDATKLLDQIYAYLFLVFGTALCFCIAFCNLTVIWELSRIRPHGRVLVRRVSRSTVNSRTVAERFQTPEEVAFAKLMAIICIIFVACWAPQMISIPLAQFWKNSTFDKKFAKLANFLMCAYFTLDPYVYVVQRYIEKKRSVMRTSSTLTRTPTSVILHPPSFTT from the exons ATGGCCAACGTTTGTGAAGACATGGAAGTTGGATTTGTCCGTCACCTCGTCATCACTCTCATCTTCTTCATAGGGGTGGCCGGCAACATCGCCGCCCTCTGGATCTTATACAAATCGGCCAAGACCAGGAACAAAAAGCACGTCCTTATGCTGAGGTGTCTGGCCGTGAACGATTTAGTGGCCGAGATCGGTATGTTCACTATAATAACCACACAAAAGTACAAGCTGATTCCCGAGCATTTGATCTGTGTCGGTTATGTGCTTCTGCGAGCTTTTGGAATAGGATCGGGATGTGTGGCTTTTGTCATGGCCCTCGAGCGATGGTTGGCCCTCACAAGACCTTTCTACTATCAACAG GTTACGTACAGGATGTTAAAGatatttatctttttcttCTGGTGTGGTGGTGCCTTATTGACTTATCTTCCACTTTTTGGTTTTGGATTATACTATTCTGATGGTAGTGAGACTGGTACAGGAGGGAGATGTTGCAGATACAGAGATGCGACAAAACTCTTGGACCAAATTTATGCTTacttatttttagttttcg GTACCGCTTTGTGTTTTTGTATAGCTTTTTGCAATTTGACTGTGATCTGGGAACTGTCAAGGATACGTCCACACGGACGAGTGTTGGTGCGTAGAGTGAGCAGATCAACTGTGAACAGTCGTACGGTTGCAGAAAGATTTCAAACACCCGAAGAAGTAGCTTTTGCAAAGCTGATGGCCATCATCTGCATTATATTTGTGGCCTGCTGGGCCCCCCAAATG ATATCGATCCCTCTGGCTCAGTTTTGGAAAAACTCAACGTTCGAcaagaaattcgcaaaattgGCCAATTTCCTGATGTGCGCCTATTTCACGCTGGATCCTTACGTGTACGTTGTGCAACGTTACATCGAAAAAAAACGAAGTGTCATGCGTACTTCTTCAACGTTAACACGAACGCCTACTTCCGTTATTTTGCATCCTCCTTCCTTCACTACCTAG
- the sosie gene encoding uncharacterized protein sosie isoform X3, whose translation MIVSHKLLILYFLAFIFLSGAQAKFCTTQANCSLIKGTTCIKEKCLCGNNDVPHNGKCDAQKQGANHLCSAETDCVENARCLLAQERNKTIFAPGEKICVCEEGLPITPTGACGGESNFLVLPGLIMIITGFSRILY comes from the exons ATGATCGTTTCGCACAAGCTTCTGATTCTTTACTTCCTTGCCTTCATTTTTCTGTCTGgtg CCCAAGCGAAATTCTGCACCACCCAGGCGAACTGTTCTCTAATCAAAGGAACCACCTGTATAAAGGAGAAATGTCTTTGTGGGAACAACGACGTTCCGCACAATGGAAAATGTGATGCCCAGAAACAAG GAGCAAATCATTTGTGCAGCGCTGAAACAGATTGCGTAGAGAACGCTCGTTGTCTTTTGGCGCAGGAGAggaataaaacaatttttgcccCCGGCGAGAAGATATGCGTGTGTGAAGAAGGACTACCGATAACGCCGACAGGAGCTTGTGGAG GGGAATCTAATTTCCTGGTGCTGCCCGGACTAATAATGATCATCACAGGCTTCTCGAGGATACTGTACTGA
- the sosie gene encoding uncharacterized protein sosie isoform X2, which translates to MNALYVTVSIPLLLVLAGFNHAHGLTTFGKPIQGTQQQQKPVAQAKFCTTQANCSLIKGTTCIKEKCLCGNNDVPHNGKCDAQKQGANHLCSAETDCVENARCLLAQERNKTIFAPGEKICVCEEGLPITPTGACGECFRGI; encoded by the exons ATGAACGCGCTATATGTGACAGTGTCCATACCTCTTCTACTTGTGTTGGCTGGCTTCAACCACGCTCACGGACTCACAACATTCGGAAAGCCGATCCAAGGCACGCAACAGCAGCAAAAACCAGTTG CCCAAGCGAAATTCTGCACCACCCAGGCGAACTGTTCTCTAATCAAAGGAACCACCTGTATAAAGGAGAAATGTCTTTGTGGGAACAACGACGTTCCGCACAATGGAAAATGTGATGCCCAGAAACAAG GAGCAAATCATTTGTGCAGCGCTGAAACAGATTGCGTAGAGAACGCTCGTTGTCTTTTGGCGCAGGAGAggaataaaacaatttttgcccCCGGCGAGAAGATATGCGTGTGTGAAGAAGGACTACCGATAACGCCGACAGGAGCTTGTGGAG AATGTTTTAGGGGAATCTAA
- the LOC138140090 gene encoding uncharacterized protein PF3D7_1120000-like, whose amino-acid sequence MDVAEQERKKKGNKRDKPEHDSPTNEERVFQRSKVIDRTPTKTEINRQQQNTKMEEIKTMIQQLSQDFKEEMTKFKREIKEDIEEIKDDINILKTEARQNRKKVEDLNGKICKVEREWTREKNEMNKKLAETEDKIEMMEKTRIRNNIIVTGIEINTKESKQLKEAVARILNEELNVKAGVNKAYRIGVKKYVVELTDWESKIQILKTKKRGDGNTKENQGYSARRTEKGRCSQSEIPKG is encoded by the exons ATGGACGTTGCGGAACAAGAAAGGAAGAAgaaaggaaataaaagagacAAGCCGGAACACGACTCGCCAACAAACGAAGAACGAGTATTCCAAAGGAGTAAAGTAATAGATCGTACGCCGACTAAAACAGAGATAAACAGACAACAACAGAACACGAAGATGGAAGAAATCAAAACGATGATTCAACAACTGAGTCAAGACTTTAAGGAGGAGATGACCAAATTCAAAAGGGAGATTAAAGAGGACATCgaggaaataaaagatgatataaatattttgaaaacggAAGCGAGACAAAATAGGAAAAAGGTAGAAGATTTAAATGGGAAGATTTGTAAAGTGGAAAGAGAATGGAccagagaaaaaaatgaaatgaataaaaaattagcAGAAACCGaagataaaattgaaatgatgGAGAAGACAAGGATCCGCAATAACATAATAGTCACTGGAATAGAAATAAACACGAAAGAAAGTAAGCAATTAAAAGAGGCTGTTGCTCGCATACTAAATGAAGAACTAAATGTAAAAGCTGGCGTGAACAAGGCCTACAGAATTGGGGtcaaaaaatatgtagtagaACTCACAGACTGGGAAAGTAAAATCCAaatactaaaaacaaaaaag AGAGGAGATGgcaatacaaaagaaaatcagGGATATAGCGCGAGAAGAACGGAAAAAGGGCGCTGCAGCCAAAGTGAGATACCAAAAGGCTGA
- the sosie gene encoding uncharacterized protein sosie isoform X1, whose product MNALYVTVSIPLLLVLAGFNHAHGLTTFGKPIQGTQQQQKPVAQAKFCTTQANCSLIKGTTCIKEKCLCGNNDVPHNGKCDAQKQGANHLCSAETDCVENARCLLAQERNKTIFAPGEKICVCEEGLPITPTGACGGESNFLVLPGLIMIITGFSRILY is encoded by the exons ATGAACGCGCTATATGTGACAGTGTCCATACCTCTTCTACTTGTGTTGGCTGGCTTCAACCACGCTCACGGACTCACAACATTCGGAAAGCCGATCCAAGGCACGCAACAGCAGCAAAAACCAGTTG CCCAAGCGAAATTCTGCACCACCCAGGCGAACTGTTCTCTAATCAAAGGAACCACCTGTATAAAGGAGAAATGTCTTTGTGGGAACAACGACGTTCCGCACAATGGAAAATGTGATGCCCAGAAACAAG GAGCAAATCATTTGTGCAGCGCTGAAACAGATTGCGTAGAGAACGCTCGTTGTCTTTTGGCGCAGGAGAggaataaaacaatttttgcccCCGGCGAGAAGATATGCGTGTGTGAAGAAGGACTACCGATAACGCCGACAGGAGCTTGTGGAG GGGAATCTAATTTCCTGGTGCTGCCCGGACTAATAATGATCATCACAGGCTTCTCGAGGATACTGTACTGA